The following coding sequences lie in one Thermomicrobium sp. 4228-Ro genomic window:
- the cas2 gene encoding CRISPR-associated endonuclease Cas2: MYVIVAYDVGVERVARVLKICRKYLTWIQNSLLEGELTPAQLRRLQHELEQVIDQDADSVQFYILPQASVAKRVTLGIVKNEPSQVI, from the coding sequence ATGTACGTGATCGTGGCGTACGACGTCGGGGTGGAGCGGGTCGCACGCGTCCTCAAGATCTGCCGCAAGTACCTGACGTGGATCCAGAATTCACTCCTGGAAGGTGAGTTGACCCCGGCACAGCTCCGCCGGCTCCAGCACGAGCTGGAACAGGTGATCGACCAGGACGCGGATAGCGTGCAGTTCTATATCCTGCCCCAAGCCTCAGTCGCCAAGCGGGTGACGCTGGGGATCGTCAAGAACGAGC